The Glycine soja cultivar W05 chromosome 9, ASM419377v2, whole genome shotgun sequence sequence AGGGATTGCTACATAGAAAATACACAATGAATTTTCATTAACTAGTTTTTATCCAAAAATGAAAGACGGTAGCTAGTTGAAAGGCTCAACCAAAATACATTACAACTTATTAGTCTCATTTATTTAGGGCATATTTGAAACATAATACTTTTGGTACAAGATTGAAATTTGATGTGAACTTTTGGACAAAAAGTTTAGTTCTTTCTAACCATAtcatacaaatgaaaataaaatcactTTAACTTCCTATAGCTAGAACTTAAAAGTTGGTGCAATTCAAGATACAGAGTTCCAACAGTATTACTACCTAAATCGTAACTTCATCTTACATATATTTACCCAAATCACAGAATATTTACCTTCGGGGACCTGCAATTTGTTCCTCCTTGTGATTGCTGAATTAAAAACTAGTAAGTCTGTGGCAGATCCTTCCCATCCAGCCAAAACATAATGAAACTTGAGGTCAAATGAGCAAGCTGCCAGAATATTCTGTGAAAGCAAACCATTCTTATTGCGGAATGGTCCTTGCTCATCTACACCTACCGTTACTGGTACATGTATACCATCTATTACTCCGACACAATCCTATGCAAGAATATTCAAAAAGTAAGATAGAATCAATCCATAAAAGAAACCAATCAAACTCATTTCTAGAAATCTTACTTTAAAATATGGATAGAATCTAGGATCTTCAATGATTTCTGAAGGAACACCAGAGCCGGGAGGCTGAAAGAGATCCAGAGAAATTGACATTATAGCATTCAAAACATTGTTAAAGTGACGACTAATAGTTTCTCCAGAATAACGGAATAACTCTTGAACCGCCCTTGTCCGTAGATTATGCCCAATAATGAACATAAATATGCCCAGTTGCTCCTCAATTTTGATTCGATTTGTGTGACGCAATAAACCCTTGGCTTGCAGGATATCACACAACTTATAGAATACATGTTTATCCATGCGAAAATTATCCAGACAGCATTCATTTTGACCATTGAGTACTTCATCTATAAATTTTGCACCATTTGATGCCAAACGAATCAGTTCCTTAGGAGCATGATTACCAGAGACTCCATCAGTTTCCTCTTCAGAACTCTCCATTGAGGAATTAGGACTGCTTCTGAGTTCTGACAGATGATGTATGTCAGCAAATACAAATATGGAAATGAAATTTGTTGTACCatgaaaatgtaaataaaatggaCAGTCATTTATCCCTTTTCAACCCCTTCCTCCCTATCTCTTTTACACATGTGAGACAAAAAAGATAGACAAgtaaagtttcataattttGGCAACTAAGGCCTAGTTGCAAACAGAACTTAGTtgcattttagttatttttaacatCAATATACGCCCTCAAGAAAACCTACAATGCCACCCCCACTCCCAGCAGGTTCTGAAATAGAAGCTTcatttattaaacaaaaacaaagcagGCAAGAAACACACACAGTCACAAAATGCAGAGACAACAACGCAGGGAAGGCACACAAAAATGGTAAGCATCTACTCAACTTCTCTCATACACCATTTTTTGCAATTTGCATTAAGTCCCCAAGTATTCTATTGCATTTAAAGCCAGAAAATGAAACCATGAAGTTTATGCAGTTCTTCCAAAAAATTTCCTTCgacaattcaaaatagtccaGTAATGGTCCTAGTAGACGAGAGATACTGAACAGACAAAGAAGGGAGTGTACACGTAAGTGAGCCACTTAGCGTGTTTTTGCTCTGGCATTGCGTCGTACCAATCCACATC is a genomic window containing:
- the LOC114368766 gene encoding putative nuclease HARBI1 — translated: MESSEEETDGVSGNHAPKELIRLASNGAKFIDEVLNGQNECCLDNFRMDKHVFYKLCDILQAKGLLRHTNRIKIEEQLGIFMFIIGHNLRTRAVQELFRYSGETISRHFNNVLNAIMSISLDLFQPPGSGVPSEIIEDPRFYPYFKDCVGVIDGIHVPVTVGVDEQGPFRNKNGLLSQNILAACSFDLKFHYVLAGWEGSATDLLVFNSAITRRNKLQVPEGKYYIVDSKYPNVPGFIAPYSSTPYYSKEFLSDYHPQDASELFNQRHSLLRHVTDRTFGILKARFPILMSAPSYPLQTQVKLVVAACALHNYIRREKPDDWLFKMYEEGSFPMEEPQPPLEMEVPPKMDVETQTQPSVHTFDSEEIGLASQLRDSIATEMWNDFIHDFPPM